Proteins encoded in a region of the Inquilinus sp. KBS0705 genome:
- a CDS encoding response regulator has product MSQQQKKIMIADDDPGIIDAVAMLLEFEGYDVTTTVDGRTVLDMKDELPDLLLLDIWMSGDDGRDICKKLKSANLTKNIPVIMLSASRDIKQSAITAGADDFLAKPFEMDELIRKIEQLTGG; this is encoded by the coding sequence ATGAGCCAGCAACAAAAAAAAATAATGATAGCCGACGATGACCCCGGAATTATAGATGCTGTAGCCATGCTGCTTGAATTTGAGGGCTATGATGTAACTACCACCGTTGACGGGCGCACCGTACTGGATATGAAGGACGAACTGCCCGACCTGCTTTTGCTGGATATTTGGATGAGCGGCGATGACGGCCGCGATATTTGCAAAAAATTGAAAAGCGCAAACCTTACCAAAAATATACCGGTAATAATGTTATCGGCCAGCCGCGATATCAAACAATCGGCAATAACGGCCGGTGCCGACGATTTTTTAGCCAAACCATTTGAAATGGACGAACTCATAAGAAAGATAGAGCAATTAACCGGGGGATAA
- a CDS encoding DUF983 domain-containing protein: protein MTTTDDIKPAKPISALQAIVQAKCPRCRRGDIYSTPTYSFGGQKMHEKCSHCGLHYEREPGYWYVAMFVSYAFNVAEMVTFAVATYVLTGSVSPWVYVAVLMGVVFILAPFNYRYSRVILLYWLTPGLNYEAWRGEDRYKIGTPQPPEGGVEAEG from the coding sequence ATGACAACTACTGACGATATTAAACCCGCTAAACCGATATCTGCCTTGCAAGCTATTGTGCAGGCCAAGTGCCCGCGCTGTCGCCGTGGCGATATCTACTCGACGCCAACCTATAGTTTCGGTGGCCAAAAAATGCACGAAAAATGCTCGCATTGCGGCCTGCATTACGAGCGCGAACCGGGATACTGGTATGTGGCTATGTTTGTAAGCTACGCCTTTAACGTAGCCGAAATGGTAACCTTTGCCGTAGCTACCTATGTTTTAACAGGCTCGGTTTCGCCATGGGTGTATGTGGCAGTGTTAATGGGGGTGGTGTTTATATTAGCGCCATTCAATTACAGGTACTCGCGGGTGATATTGTTATACTGGCTTACACCGGGTTTAAACTATGAGGCCTGGAGAGGCGAGGACAGGTATAAAATTGGTACCCCCCAGCCCCCTGAAGGGGGAGTTGAAGCAGAGGGCTAA
- a CDS encoding helix-turn-helix domain-containing protein: MKKSFPVYDICSLADHQHDELLISRFAPYLQKHQKLNLPHKHSFYHVVLFTEGGGNHSIDFKSFAVKPYQIYFMAPGQVHRWNFEGPVDGYIINFSASFFQSFLLRPDYLDSLPFFSSNIDDEVINLTPDVHAATINLFEQLILESHNPARMGMDMIKALMLQLFILVARQSEYAGQTIAPTYNYTLLQSFRKLTDKHFATLKLPKDYAALLYITPNHLNALCNDILGVSAGEVIRNRVLLEAKRLLINLELSISAIARQLNFTDNSYFTKFFKKYTGLTPEEFRKNPIPQ; encoded by the coding sequence ATGAAAAAATCGTTCCCGGTATATGATATTTGCTCGTTGGCTGATCATCAGCACGACGAACTGCTTATTAGCCGGTTTGCGCCTTATTTGCAAAAACATCAAAAGCTAAACCTGCCGCATAAGCACAGTTTTTATCATGTGGTACTATTTACCGAAGGCGGCGGCAATCACTCTATCGATTTTAAAAGCTTTGCGGTTAAGCCGTATCAAATATACTTTATGGCGCCGGGCCAGGTACACCGCTGGAATTTTGAAGGCCCTGTTGATGGTTACATTATTAACTTCTCGGCCTCATTCTTCCAGTCGTTTTTGCTAAGGCCCGATTATTTAGACAGCCTGCCCTTTTTTAGCAGCAATATTGATGACGAGGTAATTAACCTTACACCCGATGTACATGCTGCCACCATTAACCTTTTTGAACAGCTGATACTGGAGAGCCACAACCCCGCGCGCATGGGTATGGATATGATAAAGGCGCTGATGCTGCAACTATTTATACTGGTGGCCCGCCAAAGCGAATATGCCGGGCAAACTATTGCGCCAACGTACAATTATACCCTGTTACAGAGTTTCCGCAAGCTTACGGATAAGCACTTTGCTACGTTAAAGCTGCCTAAAGATTATGCCGCCCTGCTATACATTACGCCCAACCATTTAAACGCCCTGTGTAACGATATTTTGGGCGTATCGGCAGGTGAGGTAATACGCAACAGGGTGCTGTTAGAGGCCAAGCGACTGCTGATAAACCTGGAGCTAAGCATTAGCGCCATAGCCCGGCAGTTAAATTTTACCGACAACTCTTACTTTACCAAATTTTTTAAAAAATACACCGGACTTACTCCCGAAGAATTCCGCAAAAACCCCATCCCGCAATGA
- a CDS encoding DUF1493 family protein gives MEQVHPQLKDFIINYCTRYKVKPIDPDMLHPDTSIDLDLDIVDIEIELFLAEFAEHFKVDASKFSWYKYGYPKGSTRVRILKTLFGYKKPWVKQLAGYCYKPKFKVHTLQNALQTGKLL, from the coding sequence ATGGAGCAGGTACACCCACAGTTAAAAGATTTTATTATCAACTACTGTACGCGGTACAAGGTTAAGCCTATCGACCCTGATATGCTGCACCCTGATACCAGCATAGACCTTGACCTGGATATTGTAGATATTGAAATAGAACTTTTTTTGGCTGAATTTGCCGAACACTTTAAGGTAGATGCTTCTAAATTCAGCTGGTATAAATACGGTTACCCAAAAGGATCTACCCGGGTGCGTATACTTAAAACCCTGTTTGGTTATAAAAAACCATGGGTAAAACAACTGGCAGGCTATTGCTACAAACCTAAGTTTAAGGTGCACACGCTTCAAAACGCCCTGCAAACGGGCAAGTTATTGTAA